Within the Thermoanaerobaculia bacterium genome, the region ATGCGGGGAGGGGAAGCGCCGTCCACCCCTCCGGCCGGGGCCCTGCCCGCTCCGGCGAACGCGGCGGCGGCGCCGATCGTCGCACCCACCCCGGCTGCTCCTCCGGCGGTCCCCGCGGCGGTTCCGGAGCCGGTCCGGCTCGCGCCGCCGACCGACGTCATCGCGATTCCCGATCCTCGAGGACTCTCGGAAGGCTTCGTTCGGACCATCGGCGACCGCCTGCGTTCCCGCGCCGCGAAGATCCGGTCGCTCCAGTCGGCGGGCGGTTCCGGCGAGGCGCTGCGCGCCGCACGCTCCCACGCGGCCCGCGAGCTCCAGACGACGATCCGGGACGTGGGATGGATCGACGTGGCCCGATTCGGCGTCGCGACGTCGTGCGACGCCGCGTTCATCGTCGTCGAAAGCGGCGATGCCGCTCTCGTGAGGAGCGCGGTGCCCTGGATGAAGGACCTGGAGACGAATCCGGAAGGCGCCGAGTGCTATGCGCGGGCGCTGGAGGCGTACCGCAAGCTGAAATAGCCCGCGCGGCGATACATCGAGCGACTGCGGGCGCGTGCCGCCCGCCAGCGGCGCTCGCCGTACGCCACCGGTACGACTCGGCCGCGGGCCGGGCGGCCCGCATCCCGCCTCGCTCGCGTCTCGCCGCGCTTTCGACTGTTCGTGAACCGAGACGGCACCGGAATCGGAATGAACGGCCGATTGATGCCAGAAAGAACGATCGACCGGCGCTAGAACTCTCCGGTCGCGCCGCCGCCTCCGTATGAGCCGCCCCCCGGCTTCAGCTCGGCGCCGGCCGGCGCGGTCCTCGCCTCGGGAGAGAGCGCGAGCACCGTCGCCGCCGCAGAGACCGCGCGCACGTGGCGCGCGTCCTCGAAGAGCGCGTCGGCGGTGAGGCCGCCGCGCTCCCGCCCCGGGCCGGC harbors:
- a CDS encoding DUF4440 domain-containing protein; the encoded protein is AATMEIYADDVVFFPAGEEPMYGKAAVRRWIARRASDRKAAREQFEAATLDVCGDLAVETGTVAAEEAGAGGALATRRTPRIAVWKRQADGTWKIGREMRGGEAPSTPPAGALPAPANAAAAPIVAPTPAAPPAVPAAVPEPVRLAPPTDVIAIPDPRGLSEGFVRTIGDRLRSRAAKIRSLQSAGGSGEALRAARSHAARELQTTIRDVGWIDVARFGVATSCDAAFIVVESGDAALVRSAVPWMKDLETNPEGAECYARALEAYRKLK